The Bradysia coprophila strain Holo2 chromosome IV, BU_Bcop_v1, whole genome shotgun sequence genome includes a region encoding these proteins:
- the LOC119066883 gene encoding F-box/SPRY domain-containing protein 1 → MTDGIASQLPDTVLEVIFSFLDLHELRNCALVCSSWSRYLSDENNDVWRLHCIRKLAEEALKTDLLSSVPTYKSKLRAWYHAWNPNDCSRNIYVKANGFTLHRNPVAQSTDGTRSKIGFRQGRHAWEVIWEGPLGTVAVIGIATKDALLQNQGYMALLGHDSNSWGWNLVDNHLLHNGNAQGNYPLLNNAPKYQVGERIRVILDCDDNTLSFEKNYEFLGVAFRGLPDKKLYPSVSAVYGNTEVSMVYLGPPLDG, encoded by the exons ATGACCGACGGGATCGCATCCCAATTACCTGACACTGTTCTCGAAGTTATTTTCTCGTTTTTAGATTTACATGAATTAAGAAATTGTGCGCTAGTGTGTTCAAGTTGGAGTCGATACCTAAGTGATGAAAACAATGACGTCTGGAGATTACATTGCATACGGAAATTAGCCGAAGAAGCTCTGAAAACTGACCTGCTATCATCAGTTCCAACATACAAATCTAAATTGCGAGCAT GGTATCACGCATGGAATCCAAATGATTGTTCGCGAAAT ATTTACGTCAAAGCCAATGGATTCACGCTTCATAG AAATCCTGTGGCACAAAGTACTGACGGAACTCGAAGTAAAATTGGATTCAGACAAGGACGACATGCCTGGGAAGTTATATGGGAGGGACCTTTAGGGACT GTGGCCGTAATCGGAATCGCGACAAAAGATGCCTTACTACAGAATCAAGGATATATGGCTCTTCTGGGTCACGATAGCAACAGCTGGGGTTGGAATTTAGTGGACAATCATTTGCTGCACAATGGCAATGCGCAGGGGAATTATCCTCTGCTGAACAATGCGCCGAAATATCAAGTGGGCGAACGAATACGAGTGATTTTGGATTGTGATGACAACACGCTGTCGTTCGAAAagaattatgaatttttaggAGTTGCTTTTAGAG GTTTACCCGATAAGAAACTGTATCCGAGCGTTTCTGCCGTGTACGGAAATACCGAAGTTTCAATGGTGTATTTGGGACCGCCTTTGGATGGTTAA